The Cryptosporangium aurantiacum genome has a window encoding:
- a CDS encoding BTAD domain-containing putative transcriptional regulator, with amino-acid sequence MRLGLLGPLELRDAEGLPVPVTGARRRALLGRLALDPGRVVTTDRLVDDLWGTRPPSAPVSALRSAVSRLRRDLDRAGPPGRKAVGSPGAGYRLDLSPACVDLHEFERLTTSGSAAVLSGDADRGAKLLRDALGLWRGPVLADAGGAPFVAAVAARAGSLRLSAIEARVDADLARGVDPETLVTELTAACAEYPLREGLAARLIRALTTAGRRADALERYAAVRRFLVDRLGVDPGPEVQDAHLAALREDARPRVSARRGNLPAALTGFVGRSAELRRVAELLAGGRLITLTGPGGAGKTRLALEAAAVVPDAPDGVWLVEPAGHGSGATVGTVAEAVLATLARPTEALEAPTAEDPVTRLVELLGGRRALLVFDNGEHVVEALAALVTRLLDAAPGVRALVTGREPLGVAGEALCPIPPLPQPLSAAGLDDARGYPSVQLFTARASAAQPGFALTGTTVGDVVRICRTLDGLPLAIELAAAWLRSLRLGAVASRLDDRFALLSRGSRRRVPPHRTLRAVLDGSWELMSRSQRTLLRRLAVFAGATSLEAVDVVCGTGLPPGELPDLVGDLVDRSLLVPADGPDGRRYRLPATVRAYAADRLDEAGEREHVAAAHTTYLLTVAEHTEPLLRTGEQRTAIARFQAWHADLDAATARAVTAGQTGAARRLVAARLRFWWLTGQRPAAAYRALLGPADVGHTGAPEPDSTHRNGC; translated from the coding sequence ATGCGCCTCGGGCTGCTGGGCCCTCTGGAGCTGCGGGACGCCGAGGGCTTGCCGGTGCCGGTGACCGGCGCCCGGCGGCGCGCTCTGCTGGGCCGGTTGGCGCTGGATCCGGGGCGTGTGGTGACCACCGACCGGCTCGTCGACGACCTGTGGGGCACGCGGCCGCCGTCGGCGCCGGTCAGCGCGCTGCGGTCGGCGGTGTCGCGGCTGCGCCGCGATCTGGACCGCGCGGGCCCGCCGGGCCGGAAGGCGGTCGGTTCGCCTGGTGCAGGCTACCGGCTGGACCTCTCCCCCGCGTGCGTGGACCTGCACGAGTTCGAACGATTGACGACGTCCGGTTCGGCCGCGGTCCTTTCCGGGGACGCCGACCGCGGCGCGAAGCTGCTGCGGGACGCGCTGGGGCTCTGGCGCGGCCCGGTGCTGGCCGACGCCGGGGGCGCCCCGTTCGTCGCCGCCGTGGCCGCGCGCGCCGGGTCGCTGCGGCTCTCCGCAATCGAGGCCCGGGTGGACGCCGATCTGGCGCGGGGCGTGGACCCGGAGACGCTGGTGACCGAGCTGACCGCGGCCTGCGCGGAGTACCCGCTGCGGGAGGGGCTGGCGGCGCGGCTGATCCGGGCGCTGACCACGGCCGGGCGGCGGGCGGACGCGCTGGAGCGGTACGCGGCGGTGCGGCGGTTCCTCGTCGACCGGCTCGGGGTGGATCCGGGGCCGGAGGTGCAGGACGCGCACCTGGCCGCGCTGCGCGAGGACGCCCGGCCGCGGGTTTCGGCCCGCCGCGGCAACCTGCCCGCGGCGCTGACCGGCTTCGTCGGCCGAAGTGCTGAGCTGCGCCGGGTCGCGGAGCTGCTGGCCGGTGGCCGGTTGATCACGCTCACCGGCCCGGGTGGCGCCGGGAAGACCCGGCTGGCGCTGGAGGCCGCGGCGGTGGTCCCGGACGCGCCGGACGGCGTCTGGCTGGTGGAGCCGGCCGGGCACGGTTCGGGTGCCACCGTGGGCACGGTCGCTGAGGCGGTGCTGGCGACGCTGGCTCGCCCGACAGAGGCCCTCGAGGCGCCCACCGCCGAGGATCCGGTGACGCGGCTGGTGGAGCTGCTGGGCGGACGCCGGGCGCTGCTGGTCTTCGACAACGGCGAGCACGTCGTCGAGGCGCTGGCCGCGCTGGTGACGCGCCTGCTGGACGCCGCGCCGGGTGTGCGGGCGCTGGTGACCGGCCGGGAGCCGCTGGGGGTGGCCGGGGAGGCGCTGTGCCCGATCCCCCCGTTACCGCAGCCGCTGTCGGCCGCGGGGCTCGACGACGCCCGCGGTTACCCGTCGGTGCAGCTGTTCACGGCGCGGGCGTCGGCCGCGCAGCCGGGGTTCGCGCTGACCGGCACCACGGTCGGCGACGTGGTGCGGATCTGCCGGACGCTGGACGGGTTACCGCTGGCGATCGAGCTGGCCGCGGCATGGCTGCGGTCGCTGCGCCTGGGTGCGGTCGCGTCCCGGCTCGACGACCGGTTCGCGCTGCTCAGCCGCGGCAGCCGGCGCCGGGTCCCGCCGCACCGGACGCTGCGAGCGGTGCTGGACGGCAGCTGGGAACTGATGAGCCGCTCCCAGCGGACGCTGCTGCGGCGGCTGGCGGTCTTCGCCGGGGCCACGTCCCTGGAGGCGGTCGACGTCGTCTGCGGCACCGGCCTGCCGCCGGGTGAGCTGCCGGACCTGGTCGGTGACCTGGTCGACCGCTCGCTGCTGGTGCCGGCGGACGGGCCGGACGGGCGCCGGTACCGGCTGCCGGCGACCGTCCGCGCGTACGCCGCCGACCGCCTGGACGAGGCCGGTGAGCGAGAGCACGTCGCCGCCGCGCACACGACGTACCTGCTGACGGTCGCGGAACACACCGAACCGCTGCTGCGGACCGGGGAGCAGCGGACCGCGATCGCCCGGTTCCAGGCGTGGCATGCTGACCTGGACGCGGCGACCGCCCGCGCGGTGACCGCGGGCCAGACCGGGGCGGCGCGCCGGCTGGTCGCGGCGCGGCTGCGGTTCTGGTGGCTGACCGGGCAGCGCCCGGCGGCGGCCTACCGCGCGCTGCTGGGCCCCGCCGACGTCGGCCATACTGGCGCGCCGGAACCCGACTCGACGCATCGGAACGGATGCTGA
- a CDS encoding PAS domain-containing sensor histidine kinase — protein sequence MGELGQPADAAPMVPSAEAMRRLGANALRSPLGLALADAEGRIEWMNPAFSQATGVSPADAVGRHPLDLLLPRASFPPDEVERLRREVASGGRLDLEYDTETRDGRPYSVSLRMGPGTGSDTGEYFVILTEDITERRRSAEEAQRIAERAEAVAHELHTERELLASVLSTIPHVVFWKDTEHRYLGCNEPYARLRGLGSEKDLVGKREGELDQDELGLLIAQIEGHVLDSGTPVVDQTVTVTSPDGPAQVLLLSVLPRHAEASTPGGVIGVGADVTRITALERQLAQATRLESIGQLAAGLAHEINTPVQYVSDNVLFLADSFTDVLEALRSIANVARGAEQDPRGDAPAPSVDDLRARLSLLVDGLDLDFLGTEIPSALEQTLEGVGRVAEIVRAMKEFSHPGQGRTDTDLNRAVESTVQVSRNEWKYVAHMEMELDPAVGLVPCYEGELKQVVLNLIVNAAHAIAEQQARRGEQEQGRIGISTRRVGDSVQIAVSDTGTGMDEATRMRIFDPFFTTKEVGKGTGQGLAMAHSCVVGKHGGSIEVDSVVGEGTTFRLILPGTVDQPDPGPDPMAGW from the coding sequence ATGGGCGAGCTGGGGCAACCCGCCGACGCGGCGCCGATGGTGCCCTCGGCGGAGGCCATGCGGCGTCTGGGCGCCAACGCGCTGCGCTCTCCGCTGGGGCTGGCGCTCGCCGACGCCGAGGGCCGGATCGAGTGGATGAACCCCGCGTTCAGCCAGGCGACCGGAGTCAGCCCGGCCGACGCGGTCGGGCGGCATCCGCTCGACCTGCTGCTACCCCGCGCGTCGTTCCCCCCGGACGAGGTGGAGCGGCTGCGCCGCGAGGTGGCCTCCGGGGGCCGCCTGGACCTGGAGTACGACACCGAGACCAGGGACGGACGCCCCTACAGCGTCAGCCTGCGGATGGGCCCGGGTACCGGGTCCGACACCGGCGAGTACTTCGTGATCCTCACCGAGGACATCACCGAGCGGCGGCGCAGCGCCGAGGAGGCGCAGCGGATCGCCGAGCGCGCGGAGGCGGTCGCCCACGAGCTGCACACCGAGCGGGAGCTGCTGGCCAGCGTGCTGTCCACGATCCCGCACGTGGTGTTCTGGAAGGACACCGAGCACCGCTACCTGGGCTGCAACGAGCCCTACGCGCGGCTGCGCGGCCTGGGAAGCGAGAAGGACCTGGTCGGCAAGCGGGAAGGGGAGCTGGACCAGGACGAGCTGGGGCTGCTGATCGCACAGATCGAGGGGCACGTGCTCGACAGCGGTACCCCGGTGGTCGACCAGACGGTGACCGTGACGAGCCCGGACGGGCCGGCGCAGGTGCTGCTGCTCAGTGTCCTGCCCCGGCACGCGGAGGCGAGCACCCCCGGCGGGGTGATCGGGGTCGGGGCCGACGTCACCCGGATCACCGCGCTGGAACGCCAGCTGGCGCAGGCCACCCGGCTGGAGTCGATCGGCCAGCTGGCCGCGGGCCTGGCGCACGAGATCAACACGCCGGTGCAGTACGTCTCGGACAACGTGCTGTTCCTGGCCGACTCGTTCACCGACGTGCTGGAGGCGCTGCGGTCGATCGCGAACGTGGCGCGCGGCGCCGAGCAGGATCCCCGCGGGGACGCGCCGGCGCCGTCGGTGGACGATCTGCGGGCCCGGCTGTCACTGCTGGTGGACGGGCTGGACCTGGACTTCCTCGGCACCGAGATCCCCAGCGCGCTCGAGCAGACCCTGGAAGGGGTGGGCCGGGTCGCGGAGATCGTCCGGGCGATGAAGGAGTTCTCCCACCCGGGGCAGGGCCGCACCGACACCGATCTCAACCGGGCGGTGGAGTCGACCGTGCAGGTGTCGCGCAACGAGTGGAAATACGTGGCCCACATGGAGATGGAGCTGGATCCGGCGGTGGGTCTGGTGCCCTGTTACGAGGGAGAGCTCAAACAGGTGGTGCTGAACCTGATCGTCAACGCCGCGCACGCGATCGCCGAGCAGCAGGCGCGCCGCGGGGAGCAGGAGCAGGGGCGGATCGGGATCAGTACCCGGCGGGTCGGTGATTCGGTCCAGATCGCGGTGAGCGATACCGGCACCGGGATGGACGAGGCGACGCGGATGCGGATCTTCGACCCGTTCTTCACCACGAAGGAAGTCGGGAAGGGCACCGGGCAAGGGCTGGCGATGGCGCACAGCTGTGTGGTGGGCAAGCACGGCGGGTCGATCGAGGTCGACTCGGTGGTCGGCGAGGGGACGACGTTCCGGCTGATCCTGCCGGGGACGGTGGATCAGCCGGATCCGGGGCCGGATCCGATGGCGGGGTGGTGA
- a CDS encoding HD domain-containing phosphohydrolase, with product MVDDEPRVLDGVRRNLASHYTIETALSGADGIAILEHNRHSTDPFAVIVSDMMMPQMNGAQFLAKAHEITPDAVLMILSGQADLPSTIAAVNESSLFRFIAKPCSPHGLRSSIDDALRQYQLVHAERELLQKTLAGSVDVLAQLLSLGNPDAYSRTTRTSRITDTAARTLRLGHVWELRAAAKLSQIGLVAIPPDVVERVETGANPTPDETTMYATHPQVAHDLLIRIPRMERVARWISLQNSDGDHPAADDEEAQCIDVLAVATKFVAARQNAEEPTATARRLTGTCRHRPDVIQAVLHAATTVATTQGEIRELTVRDLRLGQVFQHDVLATTGTVLVRKGDTVTEAVKIRLTNFATSVGVNEPIRVTDPQ from the coding sequence ATGGTCGACGACGAACCACGCGTCCTCGACGGCGTCCGCCGCAACCTCGCCAGCCACTACACGATCGAAACCGCACTCTCCGGCGCCGATGGCATCGCCATCCTCGAACACAACCGCCACAGCACCGACCCCTTCGCAGTCATCGTCTCCGACATGATGATGCCGCAAATGAACGGCGCCCAATTCCTCGCCAAAGCCCACGAAATCACCCCCGACGCCGTCCTCATGATCCTCTCCGGCCAAGCCGACCTCCCCTCCACCATCGCCGCCGTCAACGAGAGCAGCCTCTTCCGCTTCATCGCCAAACCCTGCAGCCCCCACGGACTCCGCAGCTCCATCGACGACGCCCTCCGCCAATACCAACTCGTCCACGCCGAACGCGAACTCCTCCAGAAAACCCTCGCCGGCTCCGTCGACGTCCTCGCCCAACTCCTCTCCCTCGGCAACCCCGACGCCTACAGCCGCACCACCCGCACCAGCCGCATCACCGACACCGCCGCCCGCACCCTCCGCCTCGGCCACGTCTGGGAACTCCGCGCCGCCGCCAAACTCAGCCAAATCGGACTCGTCGCCATCCCACCCGACGTCGTCGAACGCGTCGAAACCGGCGCCAACCCCACCCCCGACGAAACCACCATGTACGCCACCCACCCCCAAGTCGCCCACGACCTACTCATCCGCATCCCCCGCATGGAACGCGTCGCCCGCTGGATCTCCCTCCAAAACTCCGACGGCGACCACCCCGCCGCCGACGACGAAGAAGCCCAATGCATCGACGTCCTCGCCGTCGCCACCAAATTCGTCGCCGCCCGCCAGAACGCCGAAGAACCCACCGCCACCGCCCGCCGACTCACCGGCACCTGCCGCCACCGACCCGACGTCATCCAAGCCGTACTCCACGCCGCCACCACCGTCGCCACCACCCAAGGCGAAATCCGCGAACTCACCGTCCGCGACCTCCGCCTCGGCCAGGTCTTCCAACACGACGTCCTCGCCACCACCGGCACCGTCCTCGTCCGCAAAGGCGACACCGTCACCGAAGCCGTCAAAATCCGCCTCACCAACTTCGCCACCAGCGTCGGCGTCAACGAACCCATCCGCGTCACCGACCCCCAATAA
- a CDS encoding HDOD domain-containing protein, whose amino-acid sequence MLRVMFIDDEPNILSGLRRMLRTQRGEWDMQFANSGAEGLALMAEQPVDVLVCDMRMPGMDGVQVMAAVRERHPSTARIILTGQTDRESVIAALGLTQRFLLKPCRPEDLVAAIEQVVAVRQAVTEGQIQAFLGSVHSLPRPPAVYTQIVEMAARPDCDVADLVQIIEHDIATATEVLKLVNSGVFCSPHPVDTLAGAVVLLGFDAIQALALASSALRSDVPTPESFDLDALAHYSMVVAAMCRKIAAGEGADRNGVSAAFLSGLLHSVGLLVQVGANPRGWDVVRAGCRDPWAQAEAEVQVFGCTSTQASAYLLGLWGFAEPIVHTVLEQPVRPGDPVATPAAHTLAYARMRAGYPATEVVPGTYLTEVRLARWDEWCADLKEDLATVVWPPVPVPR is encoded by the coding sequence GTGCTGCGGGTGATGTTCATCGACGACGAGCCGAACATCCTGTCGGGGCTGCGGCGGATGCTGCGCACCCAGCGCGGTGAGTGGGACATGCAGTTCGCCAACTCGGGCGCGGAGGGGCTGGCGCTGATGGCCGAGCAGCCGGTCGACGTCCTGGTGTGCGACATGCGGATGCCGGGGATGGACGGGGTCCAGGTGATGGCCGCGGTGCGGGAGCGGCACCCGTCCACGGCGCGGATCATCCTGACCGGGCAGACCGATCGGGAGTCGGTGATCGCCGCGCTCGGGCTGACCCAGCGGTTCCTGCTCAAGCCGTGCCGCCCGGAGGATCTGGTGGCGGCGATCGAGCAGGTGGTGGCGGTGCGGCAGGCCGTCACCGAGGGGCAGATCCAGGCGTTTCTGGGGTCGGTGCATTCCTTGCCGCGGCCACCCGCGGTGTACACGCAGATCGTGGAGATGGCCGCGCGGCCGGACTGCGACGTGGCGGATCTGGTCCAGATCATCGAGCACGACATCGCGACGGCCACCGAGGTGCTCAAGCTGGTGAACTCCGGGGTGTTCTGTTCGCCGCACCCGGTGGACACGCTCGCGGGTGCGGTGGTGCTGCTGGGGTTCGACGCGATTCAGGCGCTGGCGCTGGCCAGTTCGGCGTTGCGGTCGGACGTGCCGACGCCGGAGAGCTTCGATCTGGACGCGTTGGCGCACTACAGCATGGTGGTGGCGGCGATGTGCCGGAAGATCGCGGCGGGTGAGGGTGCGGACCGCAACGGCGTCAGCGCCGCATTCCTGTCCGGTTTGTTGCACAGTGTCGGGTTGTTGGTGCAGGTGGGGGCGAACCCGCGGGGCTGGGACGTGGTCCGTGCGGGGTGCCGGGATCCGTGGGCGCAGGCCGAGGCGGAGGTGCAGGTGTTCGGCTGCACCTCGACGCAGGCCAGCGCGTACCTGCTGGGCTTGTGGGGGTTCGCCGAGCCGATCGTCCACACGGTGCTGGAGCAGCCGGTGCGGCCGGGCGATCCGGTGGCCACCCCGGCGGCGCACACGCTGGCGTACGCGCGGATGCGGGCGGGCTACCCGGCGACCGAGGTGGTGCCCGGGACGTACCTGACGGAAGTGCGGCTGGCGCGCTGGGACGAGTGGTGCGCGGACCTCAAGGAGGACCTGGCGACCGTGGTCTGGCCCCCCGTTCCGGTTCCCCGATAA
- a CDS encoding malate dehydrogenase — protein sequence MVQGPVTVTVTGAAGQIGYALLFRIASGHLLGPDVPVKLRLLEITPALKAAEGTAMELADCAFPLLQSVDISDDPRVAFDGANVALLVGARPRTKGMERGDLLEANGGIFKPQGEAINAVAADDIKVLVVGNPANTNALIAQAHAPDVPAERFTAMTRLDHNRAISQLASKLDVPVSAIKKLTIWGNHSATQYPDLYHAEVNGKIAAEQVDASWLKDEFIPTVAKRGAAIIEARGASSAASAANAAIDHVYTWVNGTPEGDWTSAAIPSDGSYGVPEGLISSFPVTAKGGKFEIVQGLEIDAFSRERIDASVQELAEERDAVRQLGLI from the coding sequence ATGGTGCAGGGACCAGTGACGGTCACGGTCACCGGTGCGGCGGGACAGATCGGCTACGCGCTGTTGTTCCGGATTGCGTCCGGGCATCTGCTGGGGCCGGATGTTCCGGTCAAGCTGCGGCTGCTGGAGATCACCCCCGCTCTGAAGGCGGCCGAGGGCACCGCGATGGAGCTGGCGGACTGCGCCTTCCCGCTGCTGCAGAGCGTGGACATCTCCGACGATCCGCGGGTGGCGTTCGACGGCGCGAACGTGGCGCTGCTGGTGGGTGCCCGGCCGCGGACGAAGGGCATGGAGCGCGGGGATCTGCTGGAGGCCAACGGCGGGATCTTCAAGCCGCAGGGTGAGGCGATCAACGCGGTCGCGGCGGATGACATCAAGGTGTTGGTGGTCGGTAACCCGGCGAACACGAACGCGTTGATCGCGCAGGCGCACGCGCCGGACGTGCCGGCGGAGCGGTTCACGGCGATGACGCGTCTGGACCACAACCGGGCGATCTCGCAGCTGGCGTCGAAGCTGGACGTGCCGGTGTCGGCGATCAAGAAGCTGACGATCTGGGGTAATCACTCGGCGACGCAGTACCCGGACCTGTATCACGCGGAGGTCAACGGGAAGATCGCGGCGGAGCAGGTGGACGCGTCCTGGTTGAAGGACGAGTTCATTCCGACGGTGGCCAAGCGGGGTGCGGCGATCATCGAGGCGCGGGGGGCGTCGTCGGCGGCGTCGGCGGCGAACGCGGCGATCGACCACGTGTACACGTGGGTGAACGGGACGCCGGAGGGTGACTGGACGTCGGCGGCGATTCCGTCGGACGGTTCGTACGGTGTGCCGGAGGGTCTGATCTCGTCGTTCCCGGTGACGGCGAAGGGTGGGAAGTTCGAGATCGTGCAGGGTCTGGAGATCGATGCGTTCTCGCGGGAGCGGATCGACGCGTCGGTGCAGGAGTTGGCCGAGGAGCGGGACGCGGTGCGTCAGCTCGGTTTGATCTGA
- a CDS encoding LysE family translocator, with protein MITTGALLGIAAVALGLVLTPGPNMIYLVSRTLTQGRRAGLVSLTGVAAGFLVYLTAATAGLVAIFTVVPALYTAIKLAGAAYLLYLAWQTLRPGGANVFDPAPLPPDPARRLFTMGLVTNLLNPKIAILYISLLPQFVDPALGHVALQSLTLGSVQIAVALTVNALIVVSAGAIATFLGARPTWLKIQRYLMGTVLAGLAVKLATERSKAVAVAA; from the coding sequence GTGATCACCACCGGCGCGCTACTCGGCATCGCCGCCGTCGCCCTCGGGCTCGTCCTGACCCCCGGCCCGAACATGATCTACCTGGTCTCCCGCACCCTCACCCAGGGCCGCCGCGCCGGACTGGTCTCACTCACCGGCGTCGCGGCCGGATTCCTCGTCTACCTCACCGCGGCCACCGCCGGGCTCGTCGCGATCTTCACCGTCGTCCCCGCGCTCTACACCGCGATCAAACTCGCCGGCGCCGCCTACCTGCTCTACCTCGCCTGGCAGACCCTGCGCCCCGGCGGCGCCAACGTGTTCGACCCCGCGCCGCTGCCACCCGACCCCGCCCGCCGGCTGTTCACGATGGGACTGGTCACCAACCTGCTCAACCCCAAGATCGCGATCCTCTACATCTCGCTGCTGCCGCAGTTCGTCGACCCGGCACTCGGCCACGTCGCGCTGCAGAGCCTCACGCTGGGCAGCGTCCAGATCGCCGTCGCACTCACCGTCAACGCGCTGATCGTCGTCTCCGCCGGCGCGATCGCCACGTTCCTCGGCGCCCGCCCGACCTGGCTGAAGATCCAGCGGTACCTGATGGGCACCGTGCTCGCGGGGCTCGCGGTCAAGCTCGCCACCGAACGCTCGAAAGCCGTCGCCGTGGCCGCCTGA
- a CDS encoding GNAT family N-acetyltransferase — protein sequence MTDPYPIRTIHPDELTAWLRMVADTWGQDYSDQDVEDLRALIGPDLDRMLGAFDGDQPVGATGYHRRLLTLPGGRPTPIAAVNWVGVSPTHRRRGLLTALTRRQLTELHESGAEPIAVLTASEAAIYGRFGYGIAGTRLRLTVDSRNAAFTPAAGGAPAGGALGAVRRVPVADARPLITPVYEAVRTTTVGWLDRPDRFWHTRFDDPEHQRDGATALRVVVHGAPDGYAIYRLGHQKVHLVELAATTPASHAALWRYLLDLDLHPAVECDAAPDEPLLHLLLDHGAAAATVHDQLHVRLVDLGRALRARAYSAPVDVVLEVTDRFCPWNSGRHHLAADPGGVSCEPTGAPADLRLSAAELGAVYLGGTSLAALAAAGRVEELRPGAVARAAAAFRGEREPFYPGGEVFPVY from the coding sequence GTGACGGACCCTTACCCGATACGGACGATCCACCCGGACGAGCTCACCGCGTGGCTGCGCATGGTCGCCGACACCTGGGGCCAGGACTACTCCGACCAGGACGTCGAGGACCTCCGCGCCCTGATCGGCCCCGACCTCGACCGGATGCTCGGGGCGTTCGACGGGGACCAGCCGGTCGGCGCCACCGGCTACCACCGGCGGCTCCTGACCCTTCCCGGCGGCCGCCCCACCCCGATCGCCGCCGTCAACTGGGTCGGCGTGAGCCCCACCCACCGCCGCCGCGGGCTGCTCACCGCGCTGACCCGGCGGCAGCTCACCGAACTGCACGAGAGCGGTGCCGAGCCGATCGCCGTGCTCACCGCGTCCGAGGCCGCGATCTACGGGCGCTTCGGGTACGGCATCGCCGGCACCCGGCTGCGGCTGACCGTCGACAGCCGCAACGCCGCGTTCACCCCGGCCGCCGGGGGAGCACCGGCCGGGGGAGCCCTCGGCGCGGTCCGGCGGGTGCCGGTCGCCGACGCCCGGCCGCTGATCACCCCGGTCTACGAGGCCGTCCGCACCACCACAGTCGGGTGGCTCGACCGCCCGGACCGGTTCTGGCACACCCGCTTCGACGACCCTGAACACCAGCGCGACGGCGCCACCGCACTCCGCGTCGTCGTCCACGGCGCACCCGACGGGTACGCGATCTACCGGCTGGGACACCAGAAAGTCCACCTCGTCGAGCTGGCCGCCACCACCCCGGCCTCCCACGCGGCCCTCTGGCGTTACCTGCTCGACCTCGACCTGCACCCGGCCGTCGAGTGCGACGCCGCGCCCGACGAACCGCTGCTGCACCTGCTGCTCGACCACGGCGCCGCCGCGGCCACCGTCCACGACCAGCTCCACGTGCGGCTCGTCGACCTCGGCCGCGCACTGCGGGCCCGCGCCTACTCCGCCCCGGTCGACGTCGTCCTCGAGGTCACCGACCGGTTCTGCCCATGGAACAGCGGCCGCCACCACCTCGCCGCCGACCCCGGCGGCGTCTCCTGCGAACCGACCGGCGCACCCGCCGACCTGCGGCTGTCCGCGGCCGAGCTCGGCGCGGTGTACCTCGGCGGCACGAGCCTCGCCGCGCTGGCCGCGGCCGGACGGGTCGAGGAACTGCGGCCCGGTGCGGTGGCGCGAGCCGCGGCGGCGTTCCGCGGGGAACGGGAGCCGTTCTACCCGGGCGGCGAAGTCTTCCCCGTGTACTGA
- a CDS encoding pentapeptide repeat-containing protein encodes MSAPAPALRVIPADLRPDCANCFALCCVALPFARSADFAVDKTAGTPCANLTPDHRCGIHGRLRPSGFTGCTVFDCLGAGQRVSQHTFGGRSWRDAPETAGPMFAVFAVLRQLHELRWYLEEALALPAAAPLHPELAAAAERVRTLADGTPEELLALDVDALRAAAVPLLREASRRTRATAVPGNRLPRNRRSGRGSAPSPAANRNTAANRSPAPSRRAAATGAAGPAGAELAGADLIGARLAGAALRGADLRGAYLIGAALRGADLRQADLLGADLRDADLSGANLTGALYLVPAQLAAARGDRTTRIPAHLDRPSHWH; translated from the coding sequence ATGAGCGCACCCGCACCGGCCCTCCGGGTCATCCCGGCGGACCTCCGCCCGGACTGCGCGAACTGCTTCGCGCTGTGCTGCGTCGCGCTGCCGTTCGCCCGGTCCGCGGACTTCGCCGTCGACAAAACCGCGGGCACACCGTGCGCGAACCTGACCCCCGACCACCGCTGCGGCATCCACGGGCGGCTCCGGCCGTCCGGGTTCACCGGCTGCACGGTCTTCGACTGCCTCGGCGCCGGGCAACGCGTCTCCCAGCACACGTTCGGCGGTCGCTCCTGGCGGGACGCACCGGAGACCGCCGGGCCGATGTTCGCGGTCTTCGCGGTCCTGCGGCAGCTCCACGAGCTGCGGTGGTACCTGGAGGAGGCACTCGCGCTCCCGGCCGCCGCCCCGCTGCACCCCGAGCTGGCCGCGGCCGCCGAACGCGTCCGGACGCTCGCCGACGGCACGCCGGAGGAGCTGCTAGCCCTCGACGTCGACGCGCTCCGGGCCGCGGCCGTTCCGCTCCTCCGCGAGGCCAGCCGCCGCACCCGCGCCACCGCCGTCCCCGGCAACCGCCTCCCGCGCAACCGCCGGTCCGGCCGCGGCTCCGCCCCGAGCCCCGCGGCCAACCGCAACACCGCCGCCAACCGCAGCCCCGCCCCGAGCCGCCGCGCCGCCGCGACAGGCGCCGCCGGACCGGCCGGCGCGGAGCTCGCCGGCGCGGACCTGATCGGTGCCCGGCTGGCCGGGGCCGCCCTGCGCGGCGCCGACCTCCGCGGGGCCTACCTCATCGGCGCGGCCCTCCGCGGCGCGGACCTCCGGCAGGCCGACCTCCTCGGCGCCGACCTGCGGGACGCCGACCTGTCCGGCGCGAACCTCACCGGCGCGCTGTACCTGGTCCCGGCGCAGCTGGCCGCCGCCCGCGGCGACCGCACCACGCGCATCCCCGCACACCTGGACCGCCCCTCCCACTGGCACTGA
- a CDS encoding ankyrin repeat domain-containing protein — MAEELDAETLAFAHRMFDLARGGHAEELAAEVDAGLPVNLTNSKGDTLLLLAAYYDHPETVAALLARGADANRVNDRGQTPLAAAVFRRSEPSVKALLAAGADPHAGGPSALDTARFFGIPEMLGLLEN, encoded by the coding sequence GTGGCGGAGGAATTGGACGCGGAGACGCTGGCGTTCGCGCATCGGATGTTCGACCTGGCGCGCGGTGGGCATGCCGAGGAGCTGGCGGCCGAGGTCGATGCGGGTCTGCCGGTGAACCTGACCAACAGCAAGGGCGACACGTTGCTGTTGCTGGCGGCGTACTACGACCATCCGGAGACCGTCGCGGCGCTGCTGGCCCGGGGTGCGGACGCGAATCGGGTCAACGACCGTGGTCAGACGCCGCTGGCGGCTGCGGTGTTCCGGCGGTCGGAGCCGAGCGTGAAGGCGTTGCTGGCGGCCGGTGCGGACCCGCACGCGGGTGGACCGTCCGCCCTGGACACGGCACGGTTCTTCGGTATCCCGGAGATGCTGGGATTGCTGGAGAACTGA